The Besnoitia besnoiti strain Bb-Ger1 chromosome Unknown contig00014, whole genome shotgun sequence genome contains a region encoding:
- a CDS encoding uncharacterized protein (encoded by transcript BESB_025630), whose translation MRPPAPALSSSSFLQPRFLPPDSSAFLSSALAPASVASPLSAAGLPSSPSGAPYGLATVGALASWLMLLCVAQELPYDLGENVGIRFRRWVRRYPALFAPWKAFLRWLGRQTRLVSIGDYILTEHMRLSA comes from the coding sequence ATGCGACCCCCTGCtcccgcgctctcctcttcgtcttttcTCCAGCCCCGCTTTCTCCCGCCGGACTCgtctgccttcctctcctccgccctcgcgccggcgtccgTGGCCTCGCCGCTCAGTGCTGCAGGtctgccctcctcgccttcaggCGCGCCCTACGGTCTAGCGACggtcggcgcgctcgcgtcttgGCTGatgctcctctgcgtcgcgcaggaGCTTCCTTACGACTTGGGAGAGAACGTCGGTATCCGCTTTCGGCGCTGGGTTCGCCGCTACCCCGCGCTGTTTGCGCCCTGGAAGGCCTTCCTGCGCTGGCTTGGCCGCCAGACGCGTCTCGTCTCCATCGGGGACTACATCCTCACTGAACACATGCGCCTGAGTGCGTAG